In the genome of Mucisphaera calidilacus, one region contains:
- the rpmF gene encoding 50S ribosomal protein L32, giving the protein MVPVQRQTRTQGRKRRSHDGLRAGQWVNCPNCGGPKTPHSACNNCGYVRPGLKLNLNNNKDS; this is encoded by the coding sequence ATGGTCCCTGTTCAACGCCAAACGCGTACCCAAGGCCGTAAACGACGTTCCCACGATGGCTTACGCGCCGGACAATGGGTCAACTGCCCCAACTGTGGCGGGCCCAAAACCCCACACAGCGCCTGCAACAACTGCGGGTACGTCCGCCCCGGTCTCAAGCTCAACCTGAACAACAACAAGGATAGCTAG
- the plsX gene encoding phosphate acyltransferase PlsX encodes MRIAVDVMGGDHAPAAVLTGCLDAVPILGDDHTLVLVGDEQVIRQGMEQAGLADHPQIEIVPTTQVIDMGEGPVAALRSKPDSSIVRLMALGGRKAGDQYCDVVISAGNTGACVAAAQMSMRRLAGVHRPGIAVTMPTFHGPVVVCDVGANPEPRPTHLHQYARMAAVYAEQIIGIDKPRVALLSIGGEETKGNILVKETHQLLKDDGTVNYIGYVEGRDIFNGKATVVITEGFTGNVVLKLAEGLAAGLFKTIASEIAETDPEMAMKFGPVVKNIYRKHDYHEFGGAPLLGANGTCLIMHGSSESRTVVAAIRSAISYIEHRVNDRIIDALDDTSIPQTEGAA; translated from the coding sequence GTGCGCATCGCAGTCGACGTCATGGGTGGGGACCACGCTCCCGCGGCGGTCCTGACCGGATGTCTCGATGCCGTCCCGATCCTCGGCGATGACCACACACTCGTCCTCGTTGGCGACGAACAGGTCATCCGCCAGGGTATGGAACAGGCAGGACTTGCCGACCACCCCCAGATCGAAATCGTGCCCACCACCCAGGTCATCGACATGGGTGAAGGACCTGTCGCCGCCCTCCGGAGCAAGCCCGACAGCTCCATCGTCCGCCTCATGGCACTCGGGGGACGCAAGGCAGGCGACCAGTACTGCGACGTCGTCATCAGCGCCGGCAACACCGGGGCCTGCGTCGCCGCCGCCCAGATGTCCATGAGGCGACTCGCCGGCGTCCACCGCCCCGGCATCGCCGTCACCATGCCCACCTTCCACGGACCCGTCGTCGTCTGCGACGTCGGAGCCAACCCCGAACCAAGACCCACACACCTCCACCAGTACGCACGCATGGCCGCCGTCTACGCCGAGCAGATCATCGGCATCGACAAGCCCCGCGTCGCACTCCTCTCCATCGGCGGAGAAGAAACCAAGGGCAACATCCTCGTCAAGGAGACACACCAGCTCCTCAAGGACGACGGCACGGTCAACTACATCGGATACGTCGAGGGACGCGACATCTTCAACGGGAAAGCCACCGTCGTCATCACCGAAGGCTTCACCGGCAACGTCGTCCTCAAACTCGCCGAAGGACTCGCAGCGGGACTCTTCAAAACCATCGCCTCCGAGATCGCCGAAACCGACCCCGAGATGGCCATGAAGTTCGGGCCCGTCGTCAAGAACATCTACCGCAAGCACGATTATCACGAGTTCGGCGGAGCGCCCCTCCTCGGCGCCAACGGAACCTGCCTCATCATGCACGGCTCCAGCGAATCACGAACCGTCGTCGCGGCCATTCGCTCCGCCATCAGCTATATCGAACACCGTGTCAACGACCGCATCA